The following coding sequences are from one Vulpes vulpes isolate BD-2025 chromosome 12, VulVul3, whole genome shotgun sequence window:
- the TMEM278 gene encoding transmembrane protein 88B — protein MSEQEKETEEDEGGGTSDTAPMLPGRFPDSQASALRSPGWVGLAVRGLGTLLLPGQALARLLLHLLLPATVFVLVLLPAAAIVYLGFLCHSRVHPAPRPACRTLLSDRGSAALIVLGFLSLPPLLVLASAARTRLARRLRTLLPPPAWPPGPRRHPGSSDRGRVGRHPDEEEQLCAWV, from the exons ATGAGTGAacaggagaaggagacagaggaggatgAGGGAGGGGGCACTTCGGACACAGCACCCATGCTGCCGGGAAGATTTCCTGACAGCCAGGCCTCAGCCCTGAGGTCCCCAGGTTGGGTAGGGCTGGCTGTCCGAGGCCTTGGGACTCTGTTGCTGCCTGGCCAAGCCCTGGCCAGACTTTTGCTGCACCTGCTGCTGCCTGCAACTGTGTTCGTGCTAGTACTGCTGCCAGCAGCTGCCATCGTGTACCTGGGATTCCTGTGCCACTCAAGG GTTCACCCAGCACCTCGCCCCGCGTGCCGCACGCTGCTGTCGGATAGAGGCTCCGCGGCACTCATCGTTCTCGGCTTCCTCTCGCTGCCTCCTCTGCTCGTGCTCGCTTCGGCCGCCCGCACCCGCCTGGCCCGGCGCCTCCGCACGCTGCTGCCGCCCCCAGCTTGGCCCCCTGGACCTCGCCGCCACCCGGGGTCCAGCGACCGTGGGCGGGTGGGACGCCACCCCGACGAGGAGGAACAGCTCTGCGCCTGGGTGTGA
- the VWA1 gene encoding von Willebrand factor A domain-containing protein 1 — MLAWKALSLALSLRLALARSGAERGAPASAPQGDLLFLLDSSASVSHYEFSRVREFLGQLVALLPLGPGALRASLVHVGSRPYTEFPFGQHSSGEAVQDAIRAAAQRMGDTNTGLALAYAKEQLFAEVAGARPGVPKVLVWVTDGGSSDPVGPPMQELKDLGVTVFIVSTGRGNLLELSAAASAPPEKHLQFVDVDDLHIIAQELTGSILEAMRPQQLRASEVTSSGFRLTWPPLLTQGSGYYVLELAPSAEPGTVRRQQLPGNATGWAWVDLAPDTDYDVALVPESNVRLVRPQYLRVHTLLEEAGPERIVISHARPRSLRVTWAPALGPAAVLGYHVQVGPLLGGEAQRLEVPAGRNSTTLQGLAPGTAYLVTVTAAFRSGRERALSAKACTPDGERSRAPRPLPPGAGGREQ; from the exons ATGCTGGCCTGGAAGGCGCTCAGCCTGGCCCTGAGCCTGCGGCTGGCGCTGGCGCGGAGCGGCGCCGAACGTG gcgccccagcctcagccccccaGGGGGACCTGCTGTTTCTGTTGGACAGCTCGGCCAGCGTGTCTCATTATGAGTTTTCCCGAGTTCGGGAGTTTTTGGGGCAGCTGGTGGCCCTGCTgcccctgggccccggggctcTGCGTGCCAGCCTGGTACATGTGGGCAGCCGCCCGTACACCGAGTTCCCCTTCGGCCAGCACAGCTCAGGTGAGGCTGTCCAGGATGCCATACGTGCTGCAGCTCAGCGCATGGGCGACACCAACACTGGCCTGGCGCTGGCTTACGCCAAGGAGCAGCTGTTTGCAGAGGTGGCAGGGGCCCGGCCAGGGGTGCCCAAAGTGCTGGTGTGGGTGACAGACGGCGGCTCCAGCGACCCCGTGGGGCCCCCCATGCAGGAGCTGAAGGACCTGGGTGTCACTGTCTTCATCGTCAGTACTGGCCGTGGCAACCTCCTGGAGCTGTCAGCTGCTGCCTCGGCCCCTCCTGAGAAGCACCTGCAGTTTGTGGATGTCGATGACCTGCACATCATTGCCCAGGAGCTGACGGGATCCATTCTTG AGGCCATGCGGCCACAGCAGCTCCGTGCCTCCGAGGTCACGTCCAGCGGCTTCCGCCTGACCTGGCCGCCCCTGCTGACCCAAGGCTCTGGCTACTACGTGTTGGAGCTGGCACCCAGCGCGGAGCCAGGGACTGTGCGTCGCCAGCAACTACCCGGGAACGCCACGGGCTGGGCCTGGGTCGACCTCGCCCCTGACACGGACTACGATGTGGCTCTGGTGCCCGAGTCAAACGTGCGCCTGGTGAGGCCGCAGTACCTGCGGGTGCACACGCTGCTGG AGGAGGCCGGGCCAGAGCGCATCGTCATCTCGCACGCCCGGCCGCGCAGCCTGCGGGTGACCTGGGCCCCGGCGCTGGGCCCCGCCGCGGTGCTGGGCTATCACGTGCAGGTCGGGCCGCTTCTGGGCGGCGAGGCGCAGCGCCTGGAGGTGCCCGCGGGTCGCAACAGCACCACCCTGCAGGGCCTGGCGCCCGGTACCGCCTACCTGGTGACCGTCACGGCGGCCTTCCGTTCGGGCCGCGAGAGGGCGCTTTCCGCCAAGGCCTGCACGCCGGACGGCGAACGcagccgcgccccgcgccccctgccgccgggggccgggggccgggagcAGTGA